The Nitrososphaerota archaeon genome includes a region encoding these proteins:
- a CDS encoding site-specific DNA-methyltransferase — translation MLDDIVCSDSSDLSFIDDESIALTVTSPPYHNAINYDRHLEKKWYRGNLDKPLDLYFSEMATVFSEVFRVTREGGFCCIIIGNEVANGNLIPLPHLLTNQLCRSWAFQEDIIWSKVTGGLDRFGVTIQHPYPSYYRANIMHEHILVFRKGKMIHRRDEDSKLVIDEVMKKDTSNSVWNIPPVPPRLIPHPCPFPEEIPFRLTLLYSNRGDTVLDPFNGSGQTTKVARYLGRHYIGVDAQPDYVELAKNRLDEPIHLREPIVAEWKKISKA, via the coding sequence ATGCTCGATGACATTGTCTGCAGTGACTCGAGCGATCTCTCATTCATCGATGATGAATCGATAGCTTTGACTGTCACGTCTCCGCCGTATCATAACGCGATTAATTATGACCGGCATCTTGAGAAGAAGTGGTATAGGGGCAACCTCGACAAGCCGCTTGACCTGTATTTTTCTGAGATGGCAACGGTTTTCTCAGAGGTTTTCAGGGTTACGAGAGAAGGTGGTTTCTGTTGTATCATCATAGGGAACGAGGTTGCGAACGGGAACCTGATTCCGTTGCCTCACCTGTTGACTAATCAGCTCTGCAGAAGCTGGGCGTTTCAGGAGGATATTATTTGGAGTAAGGTAACAGGTGGTCTAGACCGGTTCGGGGTCACTATTCAACATCCCTACCCGTCCTATTATCGGGCGAACATTATGCATGAGCATATCCTCGTCTTCAGAAAGGGGAAGATGATACACAGGAGGGACGAGGATAGCAAGCTAGTTATTGACGAGGTTATGAAGAAAGATACCAGCAACAGCGTCTGGAACATTCCACCTGTACCGCCGAGGCTGATACCGCACCCTTGCCCTTTCCCGGAGGAGATCCCGTTCCGGCTTACTCTGCTCTACAGTAACCGCGGAGACACAGTTCTAGACCCATTTAACGGAAGCGGACAGACCACGAAGGTTGCCCGATACCTCGGCAGACACTACATCGGTGTCGATGCTCAACCTGACTATGTGGAGCTGGCTAAGAATCGTCTAGATGAGCCGATACATCTTCGGGAACCTATCGTCGCTGAATGGAAGAAAATATCCAAAGCTTAG
- a CDS encoding uracil-DNA glycosylase, whose amino-acid sequence MSEPKVGASPLSLELEEIAGKVRVCTLCPLSKSRTVAVPGEGPVEAKLMFVGEAPGAEEDKQGRPFVGAAGKNLNSLLNLIGLNREDIFITNIVKCRPPENRVPTWDERNACSPYLKGQIRIIKPTLICTLGNTALETLTGAASISRVHGQTMKKEDILVFPLYHPAAALHNPKLKSVLESDMQKLNEALKQLQLPISTPKRSGSPKLDDFMSD is encoded by the coding sequence ATGAGCGAGCCTAAGGTGGGCGCATCACCCCTGTCTCTTGAACTCGAAGAAATCGCAGGAAAAGTCAGAGTCTGCACTCTCTGCCCATTATCCAAAAGCCGAACCGTAGCTGTACCCGGGGAAGGGCCTGTGGAAGCTAAGCTAATGTTCGTCGGCGAAGCCCCGGGTGCAGAGGAGGACAAGCAGGGTCGTCCATTCGTCGGCGCGGCAGGAAAGAATCTCAACTCGCTCCTAAACCTAATCGGTTTGAACCGCGAAGACATCTTCATCACAAACATTGTGAAATGCCGCCCACCTGAAAACCGTGTCCCAACTTGGGATGAGCGTAACGCCTGCTCACCCTATCTGAAGGGCCAAATCAGAATAATCAAACCCACCCTAATCTGCACGCTTGGGAACACCGCATTAGAAACCTTGACAGGCGCAGCATCAATCTCACGTGTCCACGGCCAAACAATGAAGAAAGAAGATATACTTGTCTTCCCGCTGTATCACCCCGCCGCTGCACTCCACAACCCCAAGTTGAAATCGGTCCTAGAATCCGACATGCAGAAGCTAAACGAAGCGTTGAAGCAACTTCAACTCCCAATCTCAACCCCTAAACGCAGCGGCTCCCCAAAACTAGACGATTTCATGTCTGATTAA
- a CDS encoding 30S ribosomal protein S26e — translation MTKKRKSRGRSKGGKGSTDHIQCSKCGTLVPRDKAKRVTSRVTLVEPMLAKELREAGAYIAAPKTIRFYCVSCAVHYGYVKVRSRDDRRNLH, via the coding sequence TTGACTAAGAAACGTAAGAGTAGAGGACGATCTAAGGGCGGAAAGGGTAGCACCGACCATATTCAATGCAGTAAGTGCGGAACCCTTGTACCACGGGATAAGGCTAAGCGAGTCACCTCTAGAGTTACACTTGTAGAGCCTATGTTGGCTAAGGAGTTACGTGAAGCAGGCGCATACATAGCGGCGCCCAAGACAATCCGATTCTACTGCGTATCATGCGCAGTTCACTACGGATACGTCAAGGTGCGATCGCGAGACGACCGCCGAAACCTGCATTAA
- the proS gene encoding proline--tRNA ligase: MSSKEIGITVKKNDDFSEWYTQVVLKSELIDYASAKGFIVLRPHGYAIWEKIKDYIDRRIKETGHRNAYFPALIPESLLKKEGEHFQGFIPEVFWVTQAGDRKVGDKLALRPTSETIAYDSYSKWIRSWRDLPLLLNFWNSVMRAEIKSTKPFIRTSEFLWQEGHTAHETREEAEKEVRSILEMYRQLIEEELAIPVITGFKSDKEKFVGAVYTTTLEGMMPDGMALQMGTSHNLGQNFSRPFEIRFIGREKQEQFVWQASWGVSWRLIGAVVMVHGDDKGLILPPRVTPIQVVIVPIHYKTEDVEPVVGKVKNLAGRLKQAGLTVHIDDRDQYTPGWKFHDWELKGIPLRIEVGPRDVSGGGAMFVRRDTGEKVFIKDGESVEKASALLEDIQRNLFERAKEMQKRYTFTAENYEEFKKRIKEEGGFVRTNFCLQRPCEDKIKEETGADIRVIPFKDEEIFGRCVYCGEEAKKVVYFAKSY, translated from the coding sequence ATGAGTAGTAAAGAGATTGGGATAACTGTCAAGAAGAATGATGATTTTTCTGAATGGTACACTCAGGTTGTTTTGAAGAGTGAGTTGATTGATTACGCTAGCGCTAAGGGCTTCATTGTTTTGCGGCCTCATGGATACGCTATCTGGGAGAAGATTAAGGATTACATTGATCGCAGGATTAAGGAGACAGGTCACAGGAACGCGTACTTCCCCGCTTTGATCCCTGAAAGTCTTCTCAAGAAGGAGGGTGAGCATTTCCAAGGCTTCATTCCTGAGGTGTTCTGGGTGACGCAGGCAGGTGATCGCAAGGTTGGTGATAAGCTTGCGTTGAGACCGACCTCTGAGACGATTGCTTACGACTCTTACAGCAAGTGGATTAGGAGCTGGAGAGATCTTCCTCTGCTTCTGAACTTCTGGAACAGCGTGATGAGGGCTGAGATCAAGTCCACTAAGCCGTTCATCCGGACATCCGAGTTCCTGTGGCAGGAAGGCCACACTGCTCATGAGACTCGGGAGGAGGCTGAGAAGGAGGTTCGCAGCATCTTGGAGATGTATCGGCAGCTGATTGAGGAGGAGCTCGCTATCCCAGTTATAACTGGATTCAAGTCTGATAAGGAGAAGTTCGTCGGAGCGGTCTACACTACTACGCTTGAGGGGATGATGCCTGATGGGATGGCGCTGCAGATGGGGACATCGCACAACCTAGGTCAAAACTTCTCAAGGCCTTTCGAGATCAGGTTCATTGGGCGTGAGAAGCAGGAGCAGTTTGTTTGGCAAGCGAGTTGGGGTGTCTCGTGGAGGCTGATTGGCGCAGTAGTGATGGTTCACGGTGATGATAAAGGGTTGATTCTGCCGCCTAGAGTTACACCAATTCAGGTTGTCATTGTCCCTATTCACTACAAGACTGAGGATGTTGAGCCGGTGGTTGGGAAGGTGAAGAATCTTGCTGGGCGGCTGAAGCAGGCTGGCCTGACGGTTCACATTGATGATAGAGATCAGTATACACCGGGCTGGAAGTTCCATGACTGGGAACTCAAAGGTATCCCGTTGAGAATCGAGGTTGGGCCGAGAGATGTGAGTGGTGGTGGAGCTATGTTTGTCCGCCGCGACACCGGTGAAAAGGTCTTCATCAAGGACGGTGAATCTGTGGAGAAGGCTTCGGCGCTGCTGGAGGATATTCAGCGCAACCTCTTCGAACGAGCTAAAGAGATGCAGAAACGCTACACCTTTACTGCGGAGAATTACGAGGAGTTCAAGAAGCGGATTAAGGAGGAAGGAGGCTTCGTCCGAACAAACTTCTGTCTCCAGAGACCTTGTGAGGATAAGATTAAGGAGGAGACTGGGGCGGATATTCGAGTCATCCCCTTCAAAGATGAGGAGATATTCGGTCGCTGTGTCTACTGCGGAGAAGAGGCTAAGAAGGTGGTCTACTTCGCCAAATCATACTAA
- a CDS encoding PfkB family carbohydrate kinase, translated as MRITVVGYLVIDEVVSGKIRTTTLGGPPSYAGLAARKLGAEDVSLFTKFGADFPDDYLLWLSWNQLKINRYARSTSHLTTRFRIVQKPDGRELYLEARCEDLKADGELPEGDVAVVSPVAGEVDFALLNHIRKQFKTVYLDPQGFIRRFEQDGRCYLINMDRRTLKYADIVKMDGEEALMMTGLRDPVQALEEVRRSGVEVVIYTKGAEGALLRCSKGLFRIPVVRQLDVLDTTGAGDIFAGAFATTYLEGGDPVWSGCVAVAAASAGLDKVGLSKVAGIDAVAGLAEETAKKVEQMKDGNV; from the coding sequence TTGAGGATAACTGTTGTAGGATACCTTGTGATTGATGAGGTGGTGTCTGGGAAGATAAGGACTACTACTTTAGGTGGCCCTCCTAGCTATGCGGGGTTAGCCGCTAGGAAGCTTGGCGCGGAGGATGTTAGTCTCTTTACGAAGTTTGGCGCGGATTTTCCGGATGATTATTTGCTTTGGCTGAGCTGGAATCAGCTTAAGATCAACCGATATGCTCGTTCTACATCTCATTTGACTACTAGGTTTCGCATAGTGCAGAAGCCTGATGGTAGGGAGTTGTATCTGGAGGCTCGCTGTGAGGATCTTAAGGCTGATGGGGAGCTGCCTGAGGGAGATGTTGCGGTTGTGAGTCCGGTGGCGGGTGAAGTTGATTTTGCTTTGCTTAATCATATACGGAAGCAGTTCAAGACGGTCTACCTTGATCCTCAAGGCTTTATCAGAAGGTTCGAGCAGGATGGACGCTGCTATCTCATAAACATGGATCGCCGCACCTTGAAGTATGCTGATATTGTGAAGATGGACGGTGAGGAGGCTTTGATGATGACTGGTCTCCGTGATCCGGTTCAAGCATTGGAGGAGGTGAGGAGAAGCGGCGTCGAGGTCGTTATTTACACTAAGGGGGCTGAGGGGGCGCTGCTTCGCTGCAGTAAAGGGCTTTTCCGCATCCCGGTTGTGAGGCAGCTCGATGTTCTGGACACTACTGGGGCTGGAGATATTTTCGCGGGAGCGTTCGCCACTACCTATCTTGAAGGTGGCGATCCGGTTTGGTCTGGCTGTGTAGCTGTTGCTGCGGCTTCGGCTGGGCTGGATAAGGTGGGGTTGTCTAAGGTTGCGGGTATTGATGCGGTGGCTGGTTTAGCTGAGGAGACTGCGAAGAAGGTTGAGCAGATGAAGGATGGCAATGTGTAG
- a CDS encoding VTT domain-containing protein, whose protein sequence is MDPVLAVFDQVWRWFTDPAILQTYGYLVIFLASFLGSLIIFVPVPYFLVIAAASADPVFDPTLIGISSALGATAAKVIIFQVSYTGGKLMGSNTEKRMKPFMKLVSRYGGIAAFLAAATPIPDDLIYIPLGLARYSLPRFIFATLLGKIALTAVIAWGVRLSYDSVKFLIDESTDPVGAVLIAATFVVAIAVTVYAIMKLDWGKFLGRWFPWTVEP, encoded by the coding sequence ATGGATCCTGTCCTCGCGGTGTTCGATCAGGTATGGCGGTGGTTCACCGATCCGGCTATCCTGCAAACATATGGGTATCTTGTGATTTTTCTAGCTAGCTTCCTCGGAAGCCTAATCATCTTTGTTCCGGTGCCTTACTTCCTCGTTATAGCTGCGGCAAGTGCCGACCCAGTCTTTGATCCTACGTTAATCGGGATTAGCAGCGCTTTAGGTGCGACGGCTGCGAAGGTCATCATCTTCCAAGTCAGCTACACAGGTGGCAAACTGATGGGCAGTAACACCGAGAAGAGGATGAAACCGTTCATGAAGCTAGTTTCGAGATATGGTGGTATAGCGGCCTTCTTAGCAGCCGCGACCCCTATACCTGATGATCTGATCTACATCCCGCTTGGATTAGCCCGATATAGTCTGCCAAGATTCATATTTGCGACCCTGCTTGGAAAAATCGCGCTCACAGCGGTGATAGCGTGGGGCGTAAGGCTCTCCTACGACTCAGTCAAGTTCCTAATCGATGAATCCACCGATCCGGTGGGAGCGGTGCTCATAGCAGCAACCTTTGTTGTAGCAATCGCAGTAACAGTATATGCTATAATGAAGCTAGATTGGGGTAAATTCTTGGGTCGATGGTTCCCGTGGACAGTGGAACCGTAG
- a CDS encoding DUF2341 domain-containing protein produces MKRRENASKTVAVAIILLLTTVNLASAFAPIAPNSTASTTPWLLGWNYRKSHTINSAPDAGNNYQVEITVHRANGADYGKNVYLNYRSLNWPNDIRFTGKDGITELNYWLEDSSTYTATFWVNVKDNLSYSGTTIYIYYGKSGASSTSNGKSTFDFFDDFSGSRLDTNKWIQTRGSSSILNSILTLSDGARIDSKINFGLHYAVYFRSQYANWDFSEGQISTGFRAELGDNDSNSVYIYAFSEPNFFTFVTRKNGQPSWNTMNESEDFNWHTFRYFRASSTSAKAQLDDGRIYEVTENVPTIHLPVTIETRAGYTGTVNTDWVFVRKYVPREPSQGNWSGEQQTSSQTVTEQVIISPSDWSYRKSHAVNAAAGAETNYPIKIVVHKGSGTDAGSDVYLNNHALNWPNDIRFAGSDMVTQLDYWMESADSSTATFWVRLKDNLSVAGTTIYLYYGSNSATTASNLTNTFIDADDFEGDTTGRAPSGWVTGDVAITVQSDSSYAQHGSKGLEVVNNVHANPSYRNITTINSDNSRAIEFWGKVITEDYNYYQYYDVMDNSGNVLILLSFRNLDSSIEYYDGSGNGNGWVMLQPYTVGTWYHFTIYNIDFTNQQFDVDIDGVNRLVGGHFFRNGISLSRFGIGSGGNFMQKDAFDTFFTRKYVSPEPSQGSWGREEATSEAANQPSGPFAEWGFKKSHVINPAINAGNNYQVKIIVHKGSGNDSGENVYLNNHALNWPNDIRFTGSDDNTELNYWLQSYDDSTAVFWVKLSYDLSTSGTVTYLYYGKSGAVSASNGDATFIFFDDFSKDTLNHAKWQTYAAGNGGSLHVSNGILQMRSNGGDSDWIAIRTISTFAAPYAWEARLNFTDYTTQMAGLYRESDRNPSEYGVAKFATPYGNKVSQETDYVNYLQRQQTFSFNQFNNFEIRRDASGYNDFYINDSLVQNDHLYTYSGPTRLMLGSYSLAAQTFEADWIFIRKYVSPEPSQGSWGTEQPANAQSTQPTQSGFPDWGYRKSHTINAAAGAGSNYPIKIVVHKGSGTDSAENVYLDNNAKNWPNDIRFTGKDGTTSLDYWMESYADYTATFWVKVNDDLSNTGTNIYIYYGKSGASSTSNGKNTFSFFDDFSGSNLDSSKWSSSRNGISVSDGQLHLTSDGNPPLSVVISDGAHGYSFNPTDTPVSIESRVYINSMGTYNTADCAGASTALTSPEFYLTWNLMAVGGSNYQFYVATRGGGYDMHSTYTTWDTGIWYRCRTTLTSSLLAVYQDSNTDSYLGRINRQLYVHLGAYALEANGPERTYNVDYDWVFARKYVSPEPSQGSWGGEEPANLAPPPIQSTTSWLSGWNYRKSHVINSAPNAGSNYQVRITAHRGYGTDSGENIYLNSKALSWPNDIRFTGSDGVTGLSYWMESSSIDAATFWVRVKDNLSAAGTTIYVYYGQSNASSGSDGDSTFLLYDGFNGNSLDTTNKWNVIKSLDGSVPTVDTGVLIFDASNESVYSKSNYGVNTDLMYRGNHADAECSRVGYINTEGSMPFAIFQRCFGGWWARSYISGEERTDLNPSLLGSYHKYEIRRDGGVANLYYVDDQLKATHISQVTADPLPVIMYDGPEAPLFIDWIAVRSYTNPEPSHGSWGIEEVSSGRSSPIPPTSGITTVVVTTRTVRQTTITTSTQTTTTIITQSTTLTNALAAKPAEQIIEPLANIWAIGATITALALVELLLLRRTKTS; encoded by the coding sequence TTGAAGAGGCGTGAAAACGCATCCAAGACCGTTGCAGTGGCCATAATCCTCCTACTAACGACCGTAAACCTAGCTAGCGCCTTCGCTCCAATTGCACCTAACAGCACAGCCTCAACCACCCCATGGCTTTTGGGGTGGAACTACAGAAAATCGCACACAATTAACAGCGCACCTGACGCCGGAAACAATTACCAAGTTGAAATCACTGTACACAGAGCAAACGGAGCAGATTATGGCAAGAATGTATATCTAAACTATAGGTCACTGAATTGGCCTAACGATATCCGGTTCACAGGAAAAGACGGAATCACCGAGCTGAATTACTGGCTGGAGGACTCATCTACCTATACCGCCACATTCTGGGTAAATGTGAAGGACAACCTATCTTACTCAGGCACAACTATCTACATCTACTACGGCAAATCAGGCGCATCATCTACAAGCAACGGGAAGAGCACTTTCGACTTTTTTGACGACTTCTCAGGAAGCAGACTAGATACAAACAAATGGATACAAACTAGAGGATCCTCCTCAATCTTAAATTCAATCCTAACTCTTTCCGATGGCGCCCGAATCGACTCAAAGATTAACTTCGGACTACACTACGCAGTATACTTCAGATCGCAATACGCTAACTGGGACTTCTCAGAAGGGCAGATAAGCACCGGCTTCAGGGCAGAGCTAGGCGACAACGACAGCAACTCAGTATACATCTACGCCTTTAGCGAGCCGAACTTCTTCACATTTGTGACTAGAAAGAATGGTCAACCTTCCTGGAACACTATGAACGAATCAGAAGACTTCAACTGGCACACCTTCAGATACTTTAGAGCCTCCTCAACCTCAGCAAAAGCACAGCTAGATGATGGAAGAATATACGAAGTAACAGAAAACGTGCCGACGATTCATCTACCAGTTACTATTGAGACAAGAGCCGGTTACACAGGAACAGTAAACACAGACTGGGTATTCGTCAGAAAATACGTCCCTCGAGAACCGTCTCAAGGTAATTGGAGTGGTGAGCAACAAACTAGTTCACAAACCGTTACTGAACAAGTCATAATCTCACCTTCAGATTGGAGCTACAGAAAATCTCACGCAGTTAACGCAGCGGCAGGAGCGGAAACAAATTATCCCATCAAGATTGTTGTCCATAAGGGATCTGGGACTGACGCAGGTAGCGATGTATACCTCAACAATCATGCTTTGAATTGGCCCAATGACATCCGATTTGCAGGCAGCGACATGGTTACGCAGCTAGATTACTGGATGGAGAGCGCAGACAGTAGCACCGCCACTTTTTGGGTCAGGTTGAAAGACAACTTATCCGTAGCAGGCACCACAATCTATCTTTACTACGGCAGTAATAGTGCTACAACCGCAAGCAACCTCACAAACACATTCATTGATGCTGATGACTTTGAAGGCGACACTACAGGACGAGCTCCTTCAGGCTGGGTCACCGGCGATGTCGCCATAACCGTCCAGAGTGACTCATCCTATGCGCAGCACGGTTCGAAAGGACTTGAAGTGGTCAACAACGTGCATGCAAACCCCTCATATCGAAACATCACTACAATCAACAGTGACAATTCGCGTGCAATAGAGTTTTGGGGAAAAGTCATCACTGAAGACTATAACTACTATCAATACTACGATGTAATGGACAACTCAGGCAACGTACTCATCCTACTCTCATTCCGCAATCTAGATTCAAGTATCGAGTATTACGATGGGAGCGGCAACGGCAACGGTTGGGTTATGCTTCAACCCTACACAGTCGGTACATGGTATCACTTTACAATCTACAACATTGACTTCACCAACCAGCAGTTTGATGTCGACATCGATGGGGTAAACAGGCTAGTTGGCGGCCACTTCTTTAGAAACGGAATATCGTTAAGCAGATTTGGAATAGGCAGCGGAGGTAACTTCATGCAAAAGGACGCCTTTGACACCTTCTTTACACGAAAATATGTTTCACCTGAGCCCAGCCAAGGTAGCTGGGGAAGAGAAGAGGCAACCAGTGAAGCGGCAAATCAACCCTCTGGACCGTTCGCAGAGTGGGGCTTCAAAAAATCACATGTCATCAACCCTGCAATAAACGCGGGAAACAATTATCAAGTCAAGATCATTGTCCACAAAGGATCTGGGAACGACTCAGGAGAGAATGTCTACCTAAACAACCATGCCTTGAATTGGCCCAACGATATCAGGTTCACAGGCAGTGACGATAATACTGAGCTCAATTATTGGTTGCAGAGCTATGACGATAGTACCGCAGTGTTCTGGGTCAAGTTGAGCTATGATTTGTCCACGAGTGGCACCGTTACGTATCTTTACTACGGTAAATCCGGTGCAGTGTCTGCAAGTAACGGAGATGCTACCTTCATCTTCTTTGACGATTTTTCAAAAGACACGTTAAATCATGCTAAGTGGCAAACTTACGCAGCTGGAAACGGAGGCTCCCTGCATGTCTCTAACGGCATCCTACAAATGAGGTCTAATGGCGGTGACTCAGACTGGATAGCGATTAGAACCATTTCAACCTTCGCTGCTCCTTACGCTTGGGAGGCTAGGCTCAACTTTACTGATTACACAACTCAGATGGCAGGTCTGTACCGTGAATCAGACAGGAATCCTTCAGAATATGGGGTAGCCAAATTCGCTACACCATATGGTAACAAGGTAAGCCAAGAGACTGATTACGTTAATTACCTGCAGAGACAACAGACATTTAGCTTTAACCAATTCAATAACTTCGAGATTCGAAGAGATGCCTCAGGCTACAACGACTTCTACATTAATGATTCACTTGTCCAGAACGATCATCTCTACACCTACTCAGGGCCAACTAGACTAATGCTTGGCAGCTACAGCCTAGCAGCACAAACATTTGAAGCAGACTGGATCTTCATAAGAAAATATGTTTCACCCGAACCTAGTCAAGGAAGCTGGGGAACTGAGCAACCAGCTAACGCACAAAGCACGCAGCCTACCCAATCAGGATTTCCAGATTGGGGTTACAGAAAGTCACATACGATTAACGCTGCAGCAGGTGCCGGAAGCAATTACCCTATCAAAATAGTTGTGCATAAAGGGTCTGGAACAGATTCGGCTGAAAACGTCTATCTAGACAATAACGCGAAGAACTGGCCTAATGATATCCGGTTCACCGGTAAAGATGGCACAACAAGCCTAGATTACTGGATGGAAAGCTATGCTGATTACACTGCCACCTTCTGGGTCAAGGTGAACGATGACTTATCCAACACAGGCACAAATATCTACATCTACTACGGCAAATCAGGTGCATCATCAACAAGCAATGGGAAAAACACCTTCAGCTTCTTTGATGACTTCTCAGGTTCAAACCTTGATAGTAGTAAATGGTCTTCCTCAAGAAACGGGATCTCTGTTTCTGACGGTCAACTACATCTAACCAGTGACGGAAATCCCCCTCTCTCAGTTGTTATATCAGATGGCGCACACGGGTATTCCTTCAATCCTACAGATACTCCTGTTAGCATTGAGTCGAGAGTTTACATAAACTCGATGGGCACCTATAACACAGCTGATTGCGCAGGTGCCTCTACAGCTCTAACATCACCCGAATTCTACCTAACATGGAATTTGATGGCTGTTGGAGGATCAAACTACCAGTTCTACGTTGCTACACGAGGCGGCGGCTACGACATGCACTCAACCTACACAACTTGGGATACTGGAATCTGGTATAGGTGCAGAACTACACTTACCAGCAGCTTATTAGCTGTGTATCAGGACTCTAACACAGATAGCTACCTCGGCAGAATCAACCGCCAGCTCTACGTTCACCTAGGAGCATACGCCTTAGAGGCAAACGGCCCGGAAAGAACCTACAACGTAGATTACGACTGGGTCTTTGCTAGAAAATATGTTTCACCCGAACCTAGTCAAGGAAGCTGGGGCGGTGAAGAACCAGCCAACTTAGCTCCACCTCCAATACAATCTACAACTTCTTGGCTCTCAGGATGGAACTATCGGAAATCACATGTAATCAACAGCGCGCCAAACGCTGGAAGCAACTACCAAGTTAGAATAACTGCTCATAGAGGATACGGCACTGACTCAGGCGAGAATATCTACCTAAACAGCAAAGCGCTAAGTTGGCCTAACGATATCCGGTTCACGGGCAGCGATGGAGTAACAGGGCTAAGTTACTGGATGGAGAGTTCCTCCATAGACGCCGCAACATTCTGGGTCAGGGTTAAAGACAACTTATCTGCTGCAGGCACAACTATCTACGTTTACTATGGTCAAAGCAATGCGTCATCTGGCAGCGATGGCGACAGCACCTTCTTACTATACGATGGCTTTAACGGTAACAGTCTAGATACAACCAACAAGTGGAACGTAATCAAATCTTTAGACGGCAGTGTCCCTACTGTGGATACCGGCGTCCTGATCTTTGATGCCTCTAATGAATCAGTTTATTCAAAATCAAACTATGGCGTTAACACCGACCTAATGTATAGAGGAAACCATGCTGATGCAGAGTGTAGCAGAGTCGGATACATCAACACTGAAGGCAGCATGCCCTTCGCGATTTTTCAACGATGCTTTGGCGGCTGGTGGGCAAGAAGCTACATATCAGGCGAGGAACGCACAGATCTGAACCCATCTCTACTGGGCAGCTACCACAAGTACGAGATACGACGAGACGGCGGAGTCGCAAACCTATACTATGTCGATGATCAACTCAAAGCTACACATATTTCGCAGGTTACCGCAGACCCACTCCCAGTTATAATGTACGACGGCCCGGAAGCACCATTGTTTATCGACTGGATAGCCGTAAGAAGCTACACAAACCCAGAGCCCTCCCATGGCAGTTGGGGCATTGAAGAAGTATCATCAGGACGGTCATCACCAATACCGCCAACATCAGGAATAACAACAGTCGTAGTAACTACCAGAACCGTAAGGCAGACAACAATAACCACCTCGACCCAAACCACAACAACCATTATCACTCAATCAACTACCCTAACAAACGCACTTGCTGCAAAACCAGCGGAGCAGATAATAGAACCTTTAGCCAATATTTGGGCTATAGGCGCCACAATAACCGCATTAGCTTTAGTTGAATTGCTGCTTTTGAGGAGAACAAAAACCAGCTAA
- a CDS encoding CDP-alcohol phosphatidyltransferase family protein produces the protein MLNRIRDAVTPFLNKAGGAFAKTGISATGWSIFSLILAALSGVAYAGLFGAGGWLLGGLLLLGSGFFDIVDGAVARATRSVSKRGAFIDSNFDRIAEVLVYGGVLVGGIGQPVIVFAALSASILVSYSRARGESLNVKLSGIGIGERAERIFILALASIVGYPYYGVLLVLAVATITFLHRLVYTIRALEVQDISGRTSMNQSS, from the coding sequence TTGCTTAACAGGATCCGAGACGCAGTTACGCCCTTTCTGAACAAGGCTGGCGGCGCCTTCGCCAAAACAGGTATCTCAGCCACAGGATGGAGCATTTTCAGCCTAATCCTAGCAGCGCTATCCGGAGTAGCTTATGCCGGCCTGTTTGGAGCAGGTGGATGGCTCTTAGGTGGACTGCTTCTATTGGGATCAGGCTTCTTTGATATTGTTGATGGAGCAGTGGCGAGAGCCACAAGATCAGTTTCTAAGCGTGGAGCCTTCATTGATTCGAACTTTGACAGAATCGCAGAGGTATTAGTTTATGGGGGAGTTTTAGTCGGAGGAATTGGGCAGCCCGTTATAGTTTTTGCAGCACTGTCAGCTTCAATACTGGTCAGCTATTCACGTGCCCGGGGTGAGTCACTTAATGTGAAGCTGTCAGGAATCGGTATAGGGGAGCGGGCTGAGAGAATATTCATCTTAGCTTTAGCTAGTATCGTAGGCTACCCGTATTACGGAGTTCTGCTGGTTCTAGCTGTGGCCACAATAACGTTCCTGCATAGACTAGTCTACACAATAAGGGCTCTAGAAGTACAGGATATCAGCGGCCGAACCAGCATGAACCAGTCTAGCTAA